ttatcgagaacttggaccatgaactttgatgggtccaagagactagaaggagctggcgcaggagtagtactcatatcacctgaaggcgacaaattgaagtacatcctccggatgacgttccttaacgcatctaacaatgaagcagaatatgaggctctcatacacgggatgaagatggcgaaagcctgcggagcaactcgattaaaaatctttggcgactcacagttggtggctcagcaagttatgaaccaatgtgatgcagtcaatgatagcatgatggcatacaaggaggtgtacaacgagcttgagaagttattcgatggatgcgaagtaaatcatattagcaggttgagcaacgacgaagccgacgttcttgcaaacatcgggtcacagtgccttccagtcccgccaggtgtattctgggaagagataacagagagatccactaagccaacaaagtcaaaaaagaaggagaagaaacccccgggagctgccaaggaaaagcaagaggacgaagaagaggatcaggacttggtcatggtgatacagataccatggatgcagccgtacatatcatacatcatgaggaaagaaatacccgatgatccagttgaagcaaggcgagtaattcgacgctccaaagcttttacggtggtcaagggagaattgtataagcgaagtatttcaggcgttttgcaaaggagggggtctcctggttgacatcatcgacaacggctctttcttcgacctctccatcctcaggaagaggaggaagggaagccatagtaggatgattctacaaagaaatagtgacaaaagagaataagtgagataccactgcaaataagatacgaggaacagttcaaaacaagataaaacttcaagaagacaaaatacctcgggaagaggattggaagcactgtatggttccactcgacaggaggagggaataggatccttcttgcctaatcgagaaattcttcgaaccaatttttccaagtcctttacagaaagatcactggagattctgttggcgtcattttcaccagaatacgtccaaaggggatttttgcgagcctgaagaggctgcactctaatcctaaggaagtaggcagtaatttgaacaccagatagctctttgcctcgagtgttttgaagatgacggatacgagccatgagcgcctctgtcgcttttttctcttcttcagaagcttcggcatcccaggaacggcgacgctgaatcctggcacttccgtcgaaaggaactatgttgtgctccacagaattggcgctttcttcgtggatgtagagccatctcttgcgccatccttggacagagtcgggaaacttgacgtcgaagtaatcgacatcagtgcggacacagataacaacgccacctatgttataggtgacgttgtgagagccattgcggcggaggcagaaaatacgcttccacagagcccaattaggagggactccgaggaagcattcgcaaagggtgataaaaatagaaatgtggaggatggaattgggagtcagttggtgcagctgaatcccataaacaaagagaagaccgcggagaaaatcatgaattggggtagagaggccacggatgagatgatcaacaaaactaacccgatactccattggaggtttggggtagctttcttcgctaggaaagcggatggcgtcctccttcgtcatgaggccgagcctcttcagcgtgttgatgtcttgattggagattttggatctctcccactcaaaatcctcggcggccatcttggattccggcgtgctgtggcgagtcagacgcgtgcgcggtggcatcaacggcactgggcagagcaatgtatgtgcgtacggaagattggagagagttgggcgcaggggaagttttgcgaaaaggaacaggtgagcggcgcaagcgaggggatgaacgaaggttgaagaagggtttatataagattcgggtgaagcagtgtgccgttggatgaagaaatcgtgtggtgaggatggatcttctagacacaagggcaaaagagtatttttactgaaataggcgttaccgtacgtgcgccagaaaaggaggacgtgtgtccactacttgcacgacgtgtcaacgtggtgaaagcaatggacccacaggacagaaaattcacgactacttgtcaaggatgaagtaaatttgattaagtgaagaatgtcgacaaggaagtattcagagattggcgacaggatgaaatattcaatacttcgggagcctttgatcaaatacaagtttttgcccaaatgctcgggggctactccgacaaaaagtaaaatttcgagtatgacaatatagaaaatgttgagcctacaaccaagcacaagttcttggctgtagcctcgggggctactcccatcgggagcgctgttcgcgcacccgagaaatataaaaataaagagagaaaagaagaagaagaggaaagagttcatattgcgaaataatgacaaaatagcgacaaggtggaataaaatgttgagcctacaaccaagcacaagttcttggctgtagcctcgggggctactcccatcgggaacgctgttcgcgtgcccgatgaaattaacaaaagaaaaatagaagagcaagagagtatatttcgagttataattaactctacatatactcccatcgggagaacaatataagtcatatttgactcaataaaatgtgccattccaacagccggaaaagcactcgacaatatattctcaggacgccaaagttgcgatcaatttctgaatgccgcaaatttgcgaaggtaagaccccagaatccattctgctgggcgtggcatcgccgaagactgcgctctgctacttttatccgtatcaacatatacgaagaaaaatcctaacggacgcgttaggtacccgataaatttgactgggactcgacagaatggtaagaccttaagcggcacctgtcgaagtttacaccagtatcccgagatcatgtccagggacgtgattttgaagtaggtttttgcggattgccactagagcagttaactagtacctgatccgtcagatgaactagccccaattaccaatatccctgtacaatatagaattttatgagaagaaatatagaaagttaaggctttcgggtaaaaataaacagtggagattttccctgactttacaattcaagcaaaatctcgggggctactgacataggcatcccaaatgggcctgccgaatatagtacccggggtttattgaaggcccactacccgaagaataagaagattcgggagcccaagatgcgtttaaggaagaaatagagttgtaataggaagtgttgtttgtaatctggcgggacgagttagaaaccgtcccggactctgtaaacttgtatagcacgagtccctcggcttcacctcatatataagggggagtcgagggacaaaagagagaatcgaatcattgtctgcaaaccctagttttcacaatcgtcgagtacttttcggctgaaaccttcgagatctacttaccctctacttctaactaaaccctagcctacaatccataggcattgacaagttaatcccttgtcaacgagcatgatctccatcatcgtcggcgtagcgtcaaggtccatggcgccgtcttcatggttgttcacctcatgtagcaactattacaactactttgaaatactactcaacatgaaatttaaagacaaccataaggctcctgccggttgccacaatacaataatgatcatctcatacatattcatcatcacatcatggccatatcacatcaccaaaccctgcataaacaagttagacgtctctaatttggtttgcatattttacgtggtttagggttttcgagtaagatccaatctatctacgaacatgaaccaaaatggtgatactagtgttgtcaatagaaagagtaaattgaatcttcactatggtgggagagacagacacccgcaaagccacttatgcaatacaagttgcatgtcgaacgtggagcaagtctcatgaacgcggtcatgtaaagttagcccgagccgcttcatcacaccatgccacaaagatgcaaagtactcgaactaaagacaacaaagcatcaatgcccataaaacaattgtgttctactcgtgcaaccatctatgcatagacacggctctgataccactgttgggattcgtagcatagaaaacaaaaaatttcctaccgcgagaacgcaatccaagccaagatccaatctagaagacgggagcaacgaggggatgaacgagactaacccttgaagatttccaaagcctacaagaggaggctctctttgctgcggtagacgatcacttgccgctttcaaaagcgcgtagaagatcttgacggtgccacaatcgggcagcacctccgtactcggtcacacgtacggtgttgatgaagacgacgtccttctcccctttccagcgggcagcggaagtagtagatcctcctcggaatcccggcagcacgacggcgtggtggtggtggtggtggagatctccgacagagtttcgcctaagctatgtgggagagagagagagggaggagggaaccgctagggtttctgggagagggggctcttggggggtgcggccatggtggtcttggtgtgtccgtccagcccctcccctcccctctttatataggttgaagccccaaggattaggtcaaaagtctccgaataagaccccaacataaaccttccatatgaccaaacctagggggagtgggacttccccctttcctttggtggggtggccggccaccatggggaggagtgggactcctcctcccttaggttggccggccaaggtgggtggattccctctgggactccaccttccatcctgatttcttccgaactcttctagaaccttctagaaccttccagaaaaaaataccggatcattttcaaacctagaaaatgatttcctatatatgaatcttattctccagaccattccggacctcctcgtgatgtcctggatcccatccgagactccgaacaaaacttcgaactccattccatattccatatctacttaaacgacatcaaaccttaagtgtgtcaccctacggttcgcgaactatgtagacatggttgagacctctctccgaccaataaccaatagcgggatctggagatccataatggctcccacattttcaacgatgactttagtgatcgactgaactatttacatacgataccgattccctttgtcacgcgatattttacttgtccgaggtttgatcatcggtatctctatacctcgttcaacctcgtctcatgacaagtactctttactcgtaccgtggtatgtggtctcttatgaaccatccatatgcttgcaagctattagacgacattccaccgagagggcccatagtatatctatccgtcatcgggatggacaaatcccactgttgatccatatgcatcaactcatactttccggatacttaataccacctttataaccacccatttacgcagtggcgtttgatgtaatcaaagtacctttccggtataagtgatttacatgatctcatggtcgaaaggactaggtaactatgtattgaaaagcttatagcaaataacttaatgacgtgatcttatgctacgcttaattgggtgtgtctattacatcattcatataatgacataaccttgttattaataacatccaatgttcatgatcacgaaaccatgatcatctattaatcaacaagctagttatacaagaggcttactagggactccttgttgtttacataacacacatgtatcaatgtttcggttaatacaattatagcatggtatgtaaacattgtcataaacacaaagatatattataataaccattttattattgcctcttgggaatatctccaacacctctgcctctcgccggtgaggggcgatgatcttgggcttctcccgcggtacgaggtcgcccggggcagcagccttgggttcgacggtggaggcggccttcttcttcgccggaggaggtCGACTGGTTGCTGGGGTGGCGGATCATGAGATCCCTCTACCCCGGCGATGAAGATCTAGTCGACGATGAGCTAGCGGCGAAGGTGCCACCGGTGAACACCGAGCCTTGACTTCGTTCTTGGAGGATGATGGCGGCAGCTATTGGCGTTGTTCCCCTGCGAAGGCATCATCTTTGCTGGCCTCTCCGTTTGCTCTCGCCGAATTGGGGACTCGCGGCTGTCGGTGAAAACCGTGTCAAgattggcgggcgatggcggcgttaaGCGTCGCTTCTTTCTTGAAGGCATCATCGTCGTAGTCCGCGGgaactcactcgtgctgctccgggggaaaccctagatccagccAGGATCGGACGATGATGGCGCTTCCTGCGTCGTGCTACCTCTTGCGGCATCATTTTTTTGAGCAGCGGCTGGATGGAGGTGGTttttggtggagtggtgttcatcgtCATCGATGATTCTCAGTGGCGTGGAGCTGCGGGGTATCGAAGACGGGCGAGGATTGCTGGACGCGggcaggatggtggagctgttTGGTGTTATGATGACATCGAGACTGCAGGCCTGGCACGGTTAATACGTTGATCTCGcttggagatgggtttgagatagATGGTGGTTGCGAACTCTGTGATGTGTGCAATGGCACACCCTCAGGGTTTTGCTTTTTGGATGATGTGTGTTGCTGTACCGTCAGGAAGTATGGCCTTGTTCATGGTCCCCCCCTTCATCGTAGGTATAGCGAGTTGTCGCTAGGAAGGAGGCTTCGAGATTGATCTTTGTATCCTGTTGTAAGGTAttgcgaataatttaataaagaagaaagttgtgtgcatcctttggatgcatacTGGAGCTATGCTCCTTGATCGAAAAAAAAGTTGTGTCATCAGTTATGGATATCTTTGTTTTTTTAAGAATAACAGGGATCCCTCCCCGGCTCCATTTTCCTTGAAAACAAAACCACAGCGTTCTGGACACATACACAAGTTCAAAAGAAAAGAGCCTACAAAGGTCTGAACCAGCAGCAATACAACTGCTGCTTCTAGGATTTGAATTAAACTCTACTCCAAACTACACACGACAAGGAAAGCATGGCTGGCCAGCAGCCATTTTTTTAATCTTCACATCACGGCGTACACAGCCTCGTCGTCTGGATGATCAGTTCAGGAAGATTAGATTCTGAAAGTGTTAGGAAGATCTCACCATTCTAGTTGTTAAAAGGTGATTTGCCAAGAGAAACACTTGGCTTACCAGCTCTGCCAACAACTACACTATCAGGAACATCACAAAATATAGTTTCGGAGTAGAAACAAAACATGTAATAAATCGCAGAGACTTCGCAAGCTCCATGGCCCTCTTTGGCAACGTGGCATCTAGCCCCACACTGTGGCCTGGGGTATGCCTCCGAAGGGGATGATCTCCTTCGATGATGGAGGCTGCGCAGGTGACCATGGTGTCACCTTGGCATTCACCGACAGAGCCCAGCCCCCTGTCTATCCAGGCTTCCATTACCACCCGTGCCTGAAAAGTGACCGTCCACAACGGTCTCGGTATTTTCTAGAAAATGCCTCTTCTATGGATTCTTCCACTATACAAGAACCATTCCCATGTGATTGTATGATCCGGCTGCTTATTTGCAAGCCATACTTATAGTGTAGTGATGAATTCTATACATGTGCAGACAGGCAATTCATTCCTAGAAATCAAAATTAAACAAGAAAATTTAACTTGTGTGATTGAACAGATGTACTAGAAAATAGGCAACTTAATAATTGTACTATGTACTCACAATCTACAAAGATTCAGAAATCAACCAAACGCGGACTCATTATCGAACAAGTCATGAATCCAACTTCCATCTGCTGCCACGGCGTGCACCGGTGACATCATCGGTCCGACGAAGTCCATATCCTGCTGGAGCAACGGGTCTTCGTCCCAGCAGTCCCCATCGACTGCAAACATGCTTAAACAGCACTCGTTCGGTGCCGGATTCGTGCTAGCAATGGTGCCACCACTCCATGTGGTATCCGAGCTCGCCAGGGACTGAGTGCCGGTACTGATGGCAGTACTAGAGCTGCTAGGAAAGAAGGTGGCGATCCCTGGAGCAGCTGTTTTATTTGTGCTAGTCTCGAGGATAGTCGGCGCCCCCACCTCCTCGGTCACCATGCAGCTGTGCTCCGAGATGTACACCACCGTGTACCTCGGCGGTCCACTGTCACCAGCATCGTCATTATTGCGTTGCACCGTCCTTTTTGCCTGGCAGCCTTTGTCCGTGTTGTGGGTGCACCGGTAGTAACTCCTGCCATGGATGAAATCAATTACTTGCTGAGTAATATTTTTAATTTGAATTTATTCATTGGTTTTTTTATATGTTTTCAGTTGTACTCATATATATGTAGAATAAGATTCGGTAGAATCTAAGAACTTGGATAGACAATAGAAATAATCATTCCTGGTTGGGTACCTTTAATCAGTTTAATACTTATTTCTATTGCACATATGTGTTTTATTTCTTAAGGATTTTCTGAACTACAAAAGGTTACTTGTTGGCTCTTAAAAAGCTGATCAAATACACAATATGTGGGTGGTTAGTGCTAAACTGCTAATGAAAATGGTCAGGTGGAATCATTTAAGGAAGCTAAACAGCATTTAAATGAAGTTACGTTTCTTATAGCTTACATGTTATCAACGTCAAAATCTATTTGCGGCCCACGGCAGAACCTGTCTCTGTGTAACCCCTCACATAGCTCCCCAGGGCGACAACGCCGGGGCCACAACCTAGCGCGGCCAAAACCCCCGATCTCGAAAAACAAGGAAGTGGAGTAGTTTGGCCAGTAAGATGGACTTTTGATCAGCAGCAAAACACACGCTGCAATTGCCTTGTTGGACTCCATAATTTTGTCTAGGATGTTATTGATGGAGGTTTCTTTTCGAATCATTCTCCTATTAACTTCCTGTACCCCCAGTTCCCTTCACGTGCTCGGGATAGTTGTTTTTTATAAATATTTTGCCGTATTATTAAGTATTCTCCTTTAGTTTTCCTCTATCTAGAAGAGTGCAGATACTTATTTCTGTTTTAATAGACTGGTGGTTAGTTCTATTGGACATTTTAAGGTATGGAAAAAATGCAATTCGAACATGTTCTGCATGGGAAATGTTGAATGGAGCAGGTGCGCTCTGCGCACCTTCCTATTTTTTGTCCTTTTCTTTTATGTATCTCTCAAATTATACAATATTTTGCTTAGATTTTTTTGCAAGTCACTTAAAAATAACAAATAGAATGGAGGAAAATAGTTTGGAATTTTTTTgtgcaaaattaaattttaaattATTAAAATAAATTAATTAATTCTTGAAATACATATATAGACAAtgacataaaaaattcaaaatataTTTCGCACATTCCAATTGTTATGTTTACGTGATCTGCAAAATTTCGAGTTCAAACATTTGTCGTGTGAGAGATACAAAAATGAGAAATTGTTTGAGAGGGGAAAAAAGAACTTGCACGGATCTTGATGCAGTATACACGGTCTGGATACGGGTGCTCACCAAGCACCTGAAGTCCAATCTCTGATATTGTGCATTACTCATTTGTGCAGAGTAAATTCCGTTATGATGAATCAGCGTCTCTTCCTTGGCAACATACATTTGATATTTTTCATGTTGCTATTAGCATTTTTGGAGTAAACAAATCGAAGGTTTTCTATCGCTCCATTTGGATATGCTTTTCTGATTTTCTCACATCATCCTATGTAGTGGTAAGTCAACTAATTAATAGATTCTCAGGTGTAAGGAAATAATTGTTCGGTTACATTTCTTTGGTTCTGATGATGCTAAATTAATCCATGGGATGTATCAAGTTTTTGTTAGGTAAACATTATTTGGATAAGCCAAGGGCGTGGTAACCATATATGGGCTAAAAAGGCTGCATCACGACGAACAATGTAATTTTTAATTAGTTTGTACTACCTATGATCGTGTTTAATACACGCCAGAGACTGCCTAGGTGCATGATCGGAGGGAGTATTGATGTTGCAAAGTACTTCAGATATTTTTCAGGTTGCTTCGAGACATATAATACCTACCAATCTAGTCAGTTGTTAAACCAGATGGTTTGTCTTGCAGATTTAAAAGGAGTCTGCACAACATGTAACTCAAATGTGTGGTGGCTGAAAGGATTTGGCATGAGATTTCCTGTAGATAGAAATGGAATCACATGCATGGTGTGTTGTTCATCATGCAATTACGTGATTACTTTTTAATTTGTCCCTGCAGTGTTTCTCTTCTTTGATGTTGAACAGATCATGAAGTTTAAACCACGGGCTAGATTGGAATATTAGCGTTAGCTGAATTTTTTTTTTCACAACATATCATGCTTCTTTGCTGTTCCACTTGCTACATTTTTAACCTTCCAGAGCACTGAAATCATTTCGTAGATGGTACTCACATAATTTAAGCTTAGTATAAGGGAAGTTTGTTTTGTTATTCATGAGTCTGCTCAGTAAATTTTATTTCTTTGGCATGTACTGCTTACTGGTAGGAATAGGAAAGTAACAGTATTACCGATCTACTAGCTTCCATTACTAGTTTTGTGATAAAAGAGTGTGCCTAAACGACTGAAACAACTGAATGGAGAGTTAGCTGATGGAGAAAGAAATCTATACTACTGAATTAGCAATTAAAACCAATGGTGGTAGTACAATATTTACCTGGAGTATTGGGCTGCTTCGATTTGCTTCTGGCCGTACTTCCTCCACTGGTAGCCGTCGAAACCCGGCACCGTTGTGACAAGCGTCGTCGTCTTCCCTTGGTTCTTCTTCCTGCAACAAGTAGCATTTATCGCAGCCGAACAACCACCGGCCTGCAACGAGTAGCATTTATCCAGAACTCTCTTGCTACTTCTGCCCCGCCGTTTGCCGCCGCCACTGCAGGACGCCGGCACCATCACCATCGAGCTTCCGTGCTCGCCAGAGCCACACAATTCGGACGACGACGACAAGCCGACGCCGTTGGTCGGAGACGGTGATGTGGACGGGAACAACAGCTCGTGCAGCTGCGCCTCGAGCGCCCTCTCCCGGCGGCGCAGCTGCATCCCGTCCGGCGCCCCGTAGCCGTGCCCTCCACCCAGGGCACCTCTATTGAGCTCCATTTTAGTTCAGATAGCTCGACTCTGTGCCAGTAGTCGCTTGTTCAGACACCAAGCTCGGCCAGTATAGCTGCCTCTCAAAGACTCGAACCCTCGAAGTCGCGTCTTTATAGAGGATCTCGCCGCGGTCCAACGCCACAGGACAAGAAACTTCATACACCCACATGGCGGTCCTTCCGTGGTGATCAATGGGAGCATCATGGCGAGGGCGAGGAGGGAATATGCGCGCGTGATTGGGACACATGCGTAGTACGTGATTCACAGCCACAGGCGTGTAGGTACGACTGCAGGACACGATCGAAGTACATGTTTTCTACACATGCTTACCTCGTACTCACATGGATAATATGAATAGTATACTAACTGTAATATATATGTATATAGAATGAGTTTGCATGAACCTAGCATATTACTCATGTATTTGTCTAGGATTCAATCCTACGAATCAAAAGGTGCACGTAGGAAAAATTACTAAGGATAAAATCCTACAATTTTTTTATAGgattcctttgaatcaaacaaGTCAATATATATACAGATGGCGGCCAATCGTGTGCCATGTTGTTCCCCTCCAAACCATAAACTAACTCAGTGTTTTTACAAATACATATTAGGCAGTTAGAGATATCATAGGATTTGTATAAGATTTGTAGTCCATCTTTTACCTTGTCTCAAAAGAGCTTTCGTAACCTCCAAATCTTTTGCTCCTGTATGTACTCGTCCAAGTGATTCAATATACATCCACCGCATTATGCACCTAAAATTGATTTTTGCAACAACGAAAAATGAGGTAGAAGCGAAGCAATGGCTTATAATTCAAAATTGGCCCGCTTCCAACTAAATCGGTAACAAATCGTCAAAATACTAGAAATTTCCAAAAAGATAGAATCATCAGCATGTATGTGAACCGCCGTATAATAGTGGCACCATTTTTATAGATAGGGTTTGGACAAGTCCACATTGCTTTTTTTGCTGCTGCTTCACAAAAACGCCTGGTTTTGGCACTCACAAAATGAAAATGGGGTTTCATGCAAAAAAATATTATTGAAAACATCATTCGTCAACATTGTCCAGCATACCAAGGTACACGCCCAACCAAATATAGAATGGTTCTGACAAACTATGAAATGGTTAAGGTCATGACTAAGGCTGGACACGAGCTGGCTCGGTCTAGGCTGGGTACGAGCTGCACTTTAGCTCGCCCAAATTGAGCTCGGTTCGGTCTGCCTCGTTTGGCCAACAAGTTGGAAAATTGGGTTCGGCCGGAGCTTTGCACTAGCTCGGTGCAGCTCGCGAGCCTGGCCTCCTAAGGCACTAACGAGTGGGCCCTTTTTTCCATTTTCGAAGTGTCGaagttgtttttttttgtgaagaaGCTACAAGAAGCGCAATCTGTAATTGCACAAAAACTATGAAGGAAAATAGAAGACCAATTCTCTATACTATGGTTCACGTATCTTCTACGTGGGCTGGCTCTCTAGGAATTCATGGTATTTTCGATAGTATTCTGCCAATTTCGCTAAAAGCTCCCAGAATTGAACTAACCGTCAATTTTTGCATGTTCTAGATTCTCTGCAAATATCATTTTTACGTCCACAACTTGTTGTTTCATCCGATGTCGAGTTGGTCTGGTCCCTCCGGTGTGCCTCACAATACCTGTTCTTGCGAAAGGTTATTACGTGTGGGTCCCAATTTAAGTACAACTCACTAAAAgaacagaaaaataaaagaacCTTCACTCGTAGCATCATTTACAGTAAAAAAGATAATCGGTTGGCCAGTTTTAGAAAACAGATATTTTAATTATGCAAGTTTTACGGTGATTGACATTTTTAATAACCGTCCATCCACTACGATCTAACGGTGGTAAATAGACGGAACCAAACTGACGGAACTAAAAATATAGGAACGGAACCAAAATCTATGGGACCGGAACCTATAATATATTTTACCAAAATTATAAAAAACAAGCGTTCTTTTGCACGGTCGAAGCATCAGATGAGACTTCGCGAATCTTAAAGCAATTGAACATATCCTCTGTCTCACGTAATTATCCTCTCTCTCACACACGTTCAGTGTCTCTCTCACCATTCATCCTCTGCTCTC
This Lolium perenne isolate Kyuss_39 chromosome 1, Kyuss_2.0, whole genome shotgun sequence DNA region includes the following protein-coding sequences:
- the LOC127326027 gene encoding uncharacterized protein, which gives rise to MELNRGALGGGHGYGAPDGMQLRRRERALEAQLHELLFPSTSPSPTNGVGLSSSSELCGSGEHGSSMVMVPASCSGGGKRRGRSSKRVLDKCYSLQAGGCSAAINATCCRKKNQGKTTTLVTTVPGFDGYQWRKYGQKQIEAAQYSRSYYRCTHNTDKGCQAKRTVQRNNDDAGDSGPPRYTVVYISEHSCMVTEEVGAPTILETSTNKTAAPGIATFFPSSSSTAISTGTQSLASSDTTWSGGTIASTNPAPNECCLSMFAVDGDCWDEDPLLQQDMDFVGPMMSPVHAVAADGSWIHDLFDNESAFG